In the Labrys wisconsinensis genome, one interval contains:
- a CDS encoding ABC transporter ATP-binding protein, producing MSAWPLLEVEDLHVRFRLPHGVVEAVRGVSFHLGRERLGIVGESGSGKSQTGRALLGLTRPPGEVTAKRLAFDGVDLLGADARTIRRLRGARMTMVMQDPKFSLNPVMTIGAQMLEACRAHGGIGRREARERSLAMLEAVRLADPVRVFSLYPHEVSGGMGQRCMIAMMLVTDPDLMIADEPTSALDVTVQLEVLRILDDLVAERGMGLILISHDLTLVSSFCDRILVMYAGRMVEEVRASELAQARHPYTQGLLRCLPRLGDDRHPLPVLARDPAWLR from the coding sequence ATGAGCGCCTGGCCCCTGCTCGAGGTCGAGGATCTGCATGTGCGCTTCCGCCTGCCGCATGGGGTGGTGGAGGCGGTGCGCGGCGTCTCCTTCCACCTCGGGCGCGAGCGGCTCGGCATCGTCGGCGAATCCGGCTCCGGCAAGTCGCAGACCGGCCGCGCCCTGCTCGGCCTCACCCGCCCGCCCGGCGAGGTCACGGCGAAGCGCCTCGCCTTCGATGGCGTCGACCTGCTCGGCGCCGACGCCCGCACCATCCGGCGGCTGCGCGGCGCCCGCATGACCATGGTGATGCAGGATCCGAAATTCTCCCTCAACCCGGTGATGACCATCGGCGCCCAGATGCTGGAGGCCTGCCGTGCCCATGGCGGCATCGGCCGGCGCGAGGCGCGGGAGAGGTCGCTGGCCATGCTGGAGGCGGTGCGGCTCGCCGATCCCGTCCGGGTGTTCTCGCTCTATCCGCACGAGGTCTCCGGCGGCATGGGGCAGCGCTGCATGATCGCGATGATGCTGGTGACCGACCCCGACCTGATGATCGCGGACGAGCCGACCTCGGCGCTCGACGTCACCGTGCAGCTGGAGGTGCTGCGCATTCTCGACGACCTCGTCGCCGAGCGCGGCATGGGCCTGATCCTGATCAGCCACGATCTCACCCTGGTCTCCTCCTTCTGCGACCGCATCCTGGTGATGTATGCGGGCCGGATGGTCGAGGAGGTCAGGGCGAGCGAGCTGGCGCAGGCCCGCCATCCCTACACCCAGGGCCTGCTACGCTGCCTGCCGAGGCTCGGGGACGACCGGCATCCGCTCCCTGTCCTCGCCCGCGACCCGGCGTGGCTGCGATGA
- a CDS encoding dihydrolipoamide acetyltransferase family protein: MGTYVFRLPDVGEGIAQAEIVAWHAEVGDTIREDQPLVDVMTDKATVEIGAPVAGRILSRKGETGTMAAIGSEIVVIETGAQTPSKAKAAPVPAADAATPRSAPEVAPASAPKGKVLAAPAVRARAAALGIDLASIEAAAEDGRIRHADLDAALLARRAPAAPPAPVPGNPAADTVEEIKVIGLRRQIAERMQDAKRRVPHFAYVEEVDVTALEAMRADLNARPGEARGKLTLLPFLIRAIVRAVADHPGLNAHFDDEAALIRRHRAVHVGVATQTPRGLVVPVIRHAEARQPWDLAAEILRLSEAARAGKATRAELTGSTITVSSLGALGGIMATPIINPPEVAIVGVNKIVERPVVRSGRIETARMMNLSSSFDHRVVDGHDAAAFIQAVKAGLEAPWRLLGP, translated from the coding sequence ATGGGCACTTATGTCTTCAGGCTCCCCGACGTCGGCGAAGGCATCGCACAGGCCGAGATCGTCGCCTGGCACGCCGAGGTCGGCGACACCATCCGCGAGGACCAGCCGCTGGTCGACGTGATGACCGACAAGGCGACGGTGGAGATCGGCGCGCCGGTGGCCGGACGCATCCTGTCGCGCAAGGGCGAGACCGGGACCATGGCCGCCATCGGCAGCGAGATCGTGGTGATCGAGACCGGTGCGCAGACGCCGTCGAAGGCCAAGGCCGCGCCGGTGCCCGCGGCCGACGCTGCGACGCCGCGTTCCGCCCCCGAGGTCGCTCCGGCATCGGCTCCCAAGGGCAAGGTCCTGGCAGCACCGGCCGTGCGCGCCCGGGCGGCCGCGCTCGGCATCGACCTGGCGTCGATCGAAGCCGCCGCAGAGGACGGCCGCATCCGGCACGCGGACCTCGACGCCGCGCTGCTCGCCCGCCGCGCCCCGGCCGCGCCGCCGGCTCCCGTCCCGGGCAACCCCGCCGCCGACACCGTCGAGGAGATCAAGGTGATCGGGCTGCGGCGCCAGATCGCCGAGCGCATGCAGGACGCCAAGCGGCGCGTGCCGCATTTCGCCTATGTCGAGGAGGTCGACGTCACCGCGCTGGAGGCCATGCGCGCCGACCTCAATGCCCGGCCCGGCGAGGCGCGGGGCAAGCTGACGCTGCTGCCCTTCCTGATCCGCGCCATCGTCCGCGCCGTCGCCGACCATCCCGGGCTCAACGCCCATTTCGACGACGAGGCCGCATTGATCCGCCGCCACCGCGCCGTGCATGTCGGCGTCGCCACCCAGACGCCGCGCGGCCTGGTGGTGCCGGTGATCCGTCACGCCGAGGCGCGCCAGCCCTGGGACCTCGCCGCCGAGATCCTGCGCCTGAGCGAAGCGGCCCGGGCCGGCAAGGCGACGCGGGCCGAGCTCACCGGCTCGACCATCACGGTCTCCAGCCTCGGCGCGCTCGGCGGCATCATGGCGACGCCGATCATCAACCCGCCGGAGGTCGCCATCGTCGGCGTCAACAAGATCGTCGAGCGGCCCGTCGTGCGCAGCGGCCGCATCGAGACGGCGCGGATGATGAATCTCTCCTCCTCCTTCGACCACCGCGTGGTCGACGGCCATGACGCCGCCGCCTTCATCCAGGCGGTCAAGGCCGGGCTGGAGGCGCCCTGGCGGCTGCTGGGGCCCTGA
- a CDS encoding type II toxin-antitoxin system RelE/ParE family toxin, which translates to MRIVWLARARHDRTAAIDHIALDSPRAGLEQLDEIESQVEHLATYPAMGRVGRWRGTRELVVVRTPFIVVYRVRSKLRRIEIVRLMHGAQQWLPGGRKSAAT; encoded by the coding sequence GTGAGAATCGTCTGGCTCGCCCGGGCGCGCCACGACAGGACAGCGGCGATCGATCATATCGCGCTGGACAGTCCACGTGCGGGGCTGGAACAGCTCGACGAGATCGAGAGTCAGGTCGAGCATCTGGCGACCTATCCGGCCATGGGACGAGTCGGCCGCTGGCGCGGCACGCGTGAGTTGGTCGTTGTTCGCACGCCCTTTATTGTCGTCTACCGCGTCCGATCGAAGCTTCGGCGGATCGAGATCGTGCGCCTCATGCACGGTGCGCAGCAATGGCTTCCAGGCGGTCGGAAAAGCGCGGCGACTTGA
- a CDS encoding ABC transporter ATP-binding protein produces the protein MSEAVLEVEALTVRFGHGRLKVTAVDGVCLHLRRGEALGLVGESGSGKSTILRAITGLTTIAGGQIRLDGAALAPPRGLAVLRRVQMVFQDPYASLHPRHTVDRILSEPLAIHRLPDRERRILAVLREVGLGPAYRFRYPHQLSGGQRQRVAIARALILEPEILLLDEPTSALDASVQAEILNLLEALRRERGLTFLLVSHNLAVVAHLCERLIVMRGGRIEEETTAAALRSGTVAADYTRRMLTASEGFVRRGAAPG, from the coding sequence ATGAGCGAGGCCGTGCTGGAGGTCGAGGCCCTGACGGTGCGGTTCGGTCATGGCCGCCTGAAGGTCACGGCGGTCGACGGCGTCTGCCTGCACCTGCGCCGGGGCGAGGCGCTCGGCCTGGTCGGCGAGTCCGGATCGGGCAAGTCGACCATCCTGCGCGCGATCACCGGGCTGACCACGATCGCCGGCGGGCAGATCCGTCTCGACGGCGCCGCCCTGGCCCCGCCGCGCGGCCTCGCCGTCCTGCGCCGGGTGCAGATGGTGTTCCAGGACCCCTATGCCTCGCTGCATCCGCGCCATACGGTCGACCGGATCCTGTCGGAGCCGTTGGCGATCCACCGCCTGCCGGACCGGGAGCGGCGCATCCTCGCCGTGCTGCGCGAGGTCGGCCTCGGCCCGGCCTATCGTTTCCGCTATCCCCATCAATTGTCGGGTGGCCAGCGCCAGCGCGTCGCCATCGCCCGCGCCCTGATCCTGGAGCCGGAGATCCTGCTCCTGGACGAGCCGACCTCGGCGCTCGACGCCTCGGTGCAGGCCGAGATCCTCAACCTCTTGGAGGCGCTGCGGCGCGAGCGCGGCCTCACTTTCCTGTTGGTCAGCCACAACCTTGCGGTGGTGGCCCATCTGTGCGAGCGGCTGATCGTGATGCGCGGCGGGCGCATCGAGGAGGAGACGACGGCCGCGGCGCTGCGCTCGGGCACGGTCGCGGCCGACTACACCCGGCGCATGCTGACGGCGAGCGAGGGCTTCGTGCGGAGGGGCGCGGCGCCGGGGTGA
- a CDS encoding aldo/keto reductase: protein MDTIKLGRTGLDVSRLCLGCMSYGVAERGNHLWTLGEEESRPFIRKALELGINFFDTANVYSDGTSEEIVGRALKDFARRDEIVLATKVHGRMRPGPNGAGLSRKAIMAEIDHSLRRLGTDYVDLYQIHRWDASVPIEETLEALHDVVKAGKARYIGASSMHAWQFAKALYLADRHGWTRFATMQNYVNLLYREEEREMLPLCRAEGVGVIPWSPLARGRLTRDWDDQSERSRTDEFGKTLYAASAEADRKVVEAVAAVAKARGVPKAQVALAWLLGKPGISAPIVGATKPHHLDDAAAAVSLKLTAEEVAALEQPYVPHTVTGFA, encoded by the coding sequence ATGGACACCATCAAGCTGGGCCGTACCGGGCTCGACGTGTCGCGCCTGTGCCTGGGCTGCATGAGCTACGGCGTGGCCGAGCGCGGCAACCATCTGTGGACGCTGGGCGAGGAGGAGAGCCGGCCCTTCATCAGGAAGGCGCTGGAGCTCGGCATCAACTTCTTCGACACGGCCAATGTCTATTCCGACGGCACCAGCGAGGAGATCGTCGGGCGTGCCCTGAAGGATTTCGCCAGGCGCGACGAGATCGTGCTGGCGACCAAGGTGCACGGCCGGATGCGGCCGGGCCCGAACGGCGCCGGCCTGTCGCGCAAGGCGATCATGGCCGAGATCGACCACAGCCTGCGCCGGCTCGGCACCGACTACGTCGATCTCTACCAGATCCACCGCTGGGACGCCTCGGTGCCGATCGAGGAGACGCTCGAAGCCCTCCACGACGTGGTGAAGGCCGGCAAGGCCCGCTATATCGGCGCTTCGTCGATGCATGCTTGGCAGTTCGCCAAGGCGCTCTACCTCGCCGACCGCCACGGATGGACGCGCTTTGCCACCATGCAGAACTACGTCAACCTGCTCTACCGCGAGGAGGAGCGCGAAATGCTGCCGCTCTGCCGGGCCGAGGGCGTCGGCGTCATCCCCTGGAGTCCGCTGGCGCGCGGCCGGCTGACGCGCGACTGGGACGACCAGAGCGAGCGCTCGCGCACCGACGAGTTCGGCAAGACGCTCTATGCCGCCAGCGCCGAGGCGGACCGAAAGGTGGTGGAGGCGGTCGCCGCCGTCGCCAAGGCGCGCGGCGTCCCGAAGGCGCAGGTGGCGCTGGCCTGGCTGCTGGGCAAGCCGGGCATCAGTGCCCCGATCGTCGGCGCGACCAAGCCGCACCATCTCGACGACGCGGCCGCGGCCGTGAGCCTCAAGCTGACGGCCGAGGAGGTTGCGGCGCTGGAGCAGCCCTATGTGCCGCACACGGTGACGGGTTTCGCCTGA
- a CDS encoding LysE family translocator translates to MIEIVTPGAANMALFVGAALALLVTPGPAVLFIIARSVEQGRLAGFVSDLGIHSATLVHVLAAALGLSALLASSALAFGIVKYAGAAYLIWIGLKKIFGPAETAGPEGFAKTYSYRRLFRDGFIVNLLNPKTALFFLAFLPQFVDVGRGHIAMQVTVLGLTFGLLGLISDGCYAMAAGTAGSWLKRSRAYLGFERYVSGVLFIGLGFTAAFAGNHRK, encoded by the coding sequence ATGATCGAGATCGTCACGCCCGGCGCCGCGAACATGGCGCTTTTCGTCGGCGCGGCCCTGGCCCTGCTGGTCACCCCCGGACCGGCCGTGCTGTTCATCATCGCCCGCTCGGTCGAGCAGGGCCGGCTCGCCGGCTTCGTCTCGGATCTCGGCATCCACAGCGCCACGCTGGTGCATGTGCTCGCGGCCGCCCTCGGCCTCTCCGCCCTGCTCGCCTCCTCGGCGCTCGCCTTCGGCATCGTCAAATATGCCGGCGCCGCCTATCTCATCTGGATCGGCCTGAAGAAGATCTTCGGCCCGGCCGAGACGGCGGGACCCGAGGGGTTCGCGAAGACCTACAGCTATCGGCGCCTGTTCCGGGACGGGTTCATCGTCAACCTGCTCAACCCGAAGACGGCCCTGTTCTTCCTCGCCTTCCTGCCGCAGTTCGTCGATGTCGGCCGCGGCCACATCGCCATGCAGGTCACAGTGCTCGGCCTGACCTTCGGGCTGCTCGGCCTGATCAGCGACGGCTGCTATGCGATGGCCGCCGGCACCGCCGGCAGCTGGCTGAAGCGCAGCCGCGCCTATCTCGGCTTCGAGCGCTATGTCAGCGGCGTGCTGTTCATCGGCCTCGGCTTCACCGCCGCCTTCGCCGGCAACCACAGGAAGTAG
- a CDS encoding isovaleryl-CoA dehydrogenase, which yields MFDAGLSFGLGEEIEALRRMARRFALQRIAPRAAEIDRDNAFPRDLWPELGGLGLLGITAEPDYGGAGMGYLAHCVAMEELSRASAAVGLSYGAHSNLCVNQLTRHGTPEQKQRYLPKLISGEHVGALAMSEAGAGSDVVSMALRAVPDGDRYILNGTKMWITNGPEADVLVVYAKTDPAAGARGITAFIVEKGFAGFRPSPKLDKLGMRGSDTAELVFEDCAVPAANRLGRPGGGVEVLMSGLDYERVVLAGGPLGIMAACLDVVMPYVHERKQFGEPIGSFQLMQGKLADMYTTANAARAYVYAVAAACDRGETTRKDAAGCILHAAEKATELALQTIQALGGSGYVNDGPAGRLLRDAKLYEIGAGTSEIRRMLIGRELFRETA from the coding sequence ATGTTCGATGCCGGCCTGAGCTTCGGCCTCGGCGAGGAGATCGAGGCCCTGCGCCGCATGGCGCGCCGTTTTGCACTCCAGCGCATCGCCCCCCGCGCGGCCGAGATCGACCGCGACAATGCCTTCCCGCGCGACCTCTGGCCCGAGCTCGGCGGCCTCGGCCTGCTCGGCATCACCGCCGAGCCGGACTATGGCGGCGCCGGCATGGGCTATCTCGCCCATTGCGTCGCCATGGAGGAGCTGAGCCGCGCCTCGGCCGCGGTCGGCCTGTCCTACGGCGCCCATTCCAATCTCTGCGTCAACCAGCTCACCCGCCACGGCACGCCGGAGCAGAAGCAGCGCTACCTGCCGAAGCTGATCTCGGGCGAGCATGTCGGGGCGCTCGCCATGTCCGAGGCCGGCGCCGGCTCGGACGTGGTGTCGATGGCCCTGCGCGCCGTGCCGGATGGCGACCGCTATATCCTCAACGGAACGAAGATGTGGATCACCAACGGCCCGGAGGCCGACGTGCTGGTGGTCTATGCCAAGACCGATCCTGCCGCCGGTGCGCGCGGCATCACCGCCTTCATCGTCGAGAAGGGCTTTGCCGGCTTCCGGCCCTCGCCCAAGCTCGACAAGCTCGGCATGCGTGGCTCCGACACGGCGGAGCTGGTGTTCGAGGATTGCGCCGTGCCGGCGGCCAACCGGCTCGGCCGGCCCGGCGGCGGCGTCGAGGTGCTGATGTCGGGCCTCGACTATGAGCGGGTGGTGCTGGCGGGCGGCCCGCTCGGCATCATGGCCGCCTGCCTCGACGTGGTCATGCCCTATGTGCACGAGCGCAAGCAGTTCGGCGAGCCGATCGGCAGCTTCCAGCTGATGCAGGGCAAGCTCGCCGACATGTACACCACCGCCAATGCCGCCCGCGCCTATGTCTATGCCGTGGCGGCCGCCTGCGACCGCGGCGAGACCACCCGCAAGGACGCGGCCGGCTGCATCCTCCACGCCGCGGAGAAGGCGACCGAGCTGGCGCTGCAGACGATCCAGGCGCTCGGCGGCAGCGGCTACGTCAATGACGGCCCGGCCGGCCGCCTGCTGCGCGACGCCAAGCTCTACGAGATCGGCGCCGGCACCTCGGAGATCCGCCGCATGCTGATCGGCCGCGAGCTGTTCCGGGAAACCGCATAG
- a CDS encoding aldo/keto reductase, which produces MTTSLVLNDGQSIPQLGFGVWQVPNDGAAVAVGTAIKAGYRLIDTAAIYGNETGVGEAIAAASVPREDLFITTKLWNDRQGYDSTLRAFDESMKRLRLEGLDLYLIHWPAAQRGAYVDTWRAFARLKEEGRVRSIGVSNFTIAHLERLQRESGIVPAVNQVELHPRFQQTALRRFQEKAGIATESWSPLGQGTLLQDPVLKAIAARHGKTTAQVIIRWHLDSGLIVIPKSVTPARIRENFDVFDFELSPEDKAGIAGLDDPRGRIGPDPDRFSN; this is translated from the coding sequence ATGACCACCAGCCTCGTTCTCAACGACGGCCAGAGCATTCCCCAGCTCGGCTTCGGCGTCTGGCAGGTGCCGAACGACGGTGCGGCCGTCGCCGTCGGCACGGCGATCAAGGCCGGCTACCGGCTGATCGACACCGCCGCGATCTACGGCAACGAGACCGGCGTGGGCGAAGCTATCGCGGCCGCCTCCGTGCCGCGCGAGGATCTCTTCATCACCACCAAGCTGTGGAACGACCGGCAGGGCTACGACTCCACCCTGCGCGCCTTCGACGAGAGCATGAAGCGGCTGCGCCTGGAGGGGCTCGACCTCTACCTCATCCATTGGCCGGCGGCGCAGCGTGGCGCCTATGTCGACACCTGGCGGGCCTTCGCCCGGCTGAAGGAGGAGGGGCGGGTGCGCTCGATCGGCGTCTCCAACTTCACCATCGCCCATCTCGAGCGCCTGCAGCGCGAGAGCGGCATCGTGCCGGCGGTGAACCAGGTCGAGCTGCATCCGCGCTTCCAGCAGACGGCGCTGCGCCGCTTCCAGGAGAAGGCGGGCATCGCCACCGAGTCCTGGAGCCCGCTCGGCCAGGGCACGCTCCTGCAGGACCCGGTGCTGAAGGCGATCGCCGCCCGGCACGGCAAGACGACGGCGCAGGTGATCATCCGCTGGCATCTCGACAGCGGCCTGATCGTCATCCCGAAATCGGTGACGCCGGCGCGCATCCGCGAGAATTTCGACGTGTTCGACTTCGAGCTGTCGCCGGAGGACAAGGCCGGCATCGCCGGGCTCGACGATCCCAGGGGCCGGATCGGCCCGGATCCCGACCGTTTTTCCAACTGA
- a CDS encoding acetyl-CoA C-acyltransferase yields the protein MAEDPVVISAYARTPIGSFQGALAGLTAPELGSAAVRAAVERAGIAGEAVDQVVDQVIMGCVLPAGLGQAPARQAALGAGLPQHVAATTVNKMCGSGLQAAILAADTLAAGSADIIVAGGMESMSNAPYLLAKHRGGARIGHDRILDSLYLDGLEDAYDKGRLMGAFAEETARTHQLTRAGQDAYALESLERARAAEASGAFSREIVAVDVPAKGGPVTVRRDEQPQRADPARIPTMKPAFAEGGTITAANASSISDGAAALVLTRASVAARRGLPVLAQVVAHAVHAQAPALFATAPAPAIRKALQRAGWAPGEVDLYEVNEAFAAVAMIAMHELAIPRERLNVNGGACALGHPIGASGARVLATLLAALEARGARRGVAALCIGGGEAVAMAVERD from the coding sequence ATGGCCGAGGATCCCGTCGTCATATCAGCCTATGCCCGCACCCCGATCGGCAGCTTCCAGGGCGCCCTCGCCGGCCTCACCGCGCCCGAGCTCGGCAGCGCCGCCGTGCGCGCCGCGGTCGAGCGGGCGGGCATCGCGGGCGAGGCGGTCGACCAGGTCGTGGATCAGGTCATCATGGGCTGCGTGCTCCCCGCCGGGCTCGGACAGGCGCCGGCGCGGCAGGCCGCCCTCGGCGCCGGCCTGCCGCAGCATGTGGCGGCGACCACGGTCAACAAGATGTGCGGCTCCGGCCTGCAGGCGGCGATCCTGGCCGCGGACACCCTGGCGGCCGGCTCGGCCGACATCATCGTCGCCGGCGGCATGGAGAGCATGTCGAACGCGCCCTATCTCCTCGCCAAGCATCGCGGCGGCGCCCGCATCGGCCATGACCGCATCCTCGACAGCCTCTATCTCGACGGGCTTGAGGACGCCTATGACAAGGGCCGCCTGATGGGCGCCTTCGCCGAGGAGACGGCCAGGACCCACCAGCTCACCCGTGCCGGCCAGGACGCCTATGCCCTGGAGAGCCTGGAGCGGGCCCGCGCCGCGGAGGCGAGTGGCGCCTTTTCCCGCGAGATCGTCGCGGTCGATGTTCCCGCCAAGGGCGGCCCTGTCACGGTGCGCCGAGACGAGCAGCCGCAGCGCGCCGACCCTGCCCGCATCCCGACGATGAAGCCGGCCTTCGCCGAGGGCGGCACCATCACCGCCGCCAACGCCTCCTCGATCTCCGACGGCGCCGCGGCCCTGGTGCTGACCCGCGCCTCGGTGGCGGCGCGGCGGGGCCTGCCGGTGCTGGCGCAGGTCGTCGCCCATGCCGTGCACGCCCAGGCGCCGGCCCTGTTCGCCACCGCGCCGGCGCCGGCCATCCGCAAGGCGCTGCAGCGCGCCGGCTGGGCGCCAGGGGAGGTCGACCTCTACGAGGTCAACGAGGCCTTCGCCGCCGTCGCCATGATCGCCATGCACGAGCTCGCCATCCCGCGCGAGCGGCTCAACGTCAACGGCGGGGCCTGCGCCCTCGGCCATCCCATCGGCGCCTCCGGCGCCCGCGTCCTGGCGACGCTCCTGGCCGCGCTGGAGGCGCGCGGCGCCCGGCGCGGCGTGGCGGCGCTCTGCATCGGCGGCGGCGAGGCGGTGGCCATGGCCGTCGAACGTGACTGA
- a CDS encoding alpha-ketoacid dehydrogenase subunit beta, whose protein sequence is MATMTMVQALNSAMDVMLARDPDVLVFGEDVGFFGGVFRCTEGLQQRYGDTRVFDAPIAEGGLMGVAIGMGAYGLRPVVECQFADYIYPGFDQIVSEAARLRYRSAGDFNAPITIRAPYGGGIFGGQTHSQSPEGLFTHVCGIKTVIPSNPYDAKGLLIAAIEDDDPVLFFEPKRLYSGPFDGHHDRPVQTWAGHPAAEVPIDHYTVPLGKAATVRQGEDLTILAYGTMVHVALAAAGETGVDAEILDLRTLLPVDIKAITASVRRTGRCLIVHEATRTGGYGAELSALVQERCFHHLEAPILRVTGWDTPYPHAFEWHYFPGPRRVAEGIRQVMAG, encoded by the coding sequence ATGGCGACCATGACCATGGTCCAGGCGCTCAACTCCGCCATGGACGTGATGCTGGCCCGCGATCCCGACGTGCTCGTCTTCGGCGAGGATGTCGGCTTCTTCGGCGGCGTCTTCCGCTGCACCGAGGGCCTGCAGCAGCGCTACGGCGACACCCGCGTCTTCGACGCCCCGATCGCCGAGGGCGGCCTGATGGGCGTCGCCATCGGCATGGGCGCCTATGGCCTCCGGCCCGTGGTGGAGTGCCAGTTCGCCGACTACATCTATCCCGGCTTCGACCAGATCGTCTCGGAGGCGGCGCGCCTGCGCTACCGCTCGGCCGGCGACTTCAACGCACCCATCACCATCCGCGCCCCCTATGGCGGCGGCATCTTCGGCGGCCAGACCCACAGCCAGAGCCCGGAGGGCCTGTTCACCCATGTCTGCGGCATCAAGACCGTCATCCCCTCCAACCCCTACGACGCCAAGGGCCTGCTCATCGCCGCCATCGAGGACGACGATCCCGTACTGTTCTTCGAGCCCAAGCGGCTCTATTCCGGCCCGTTCGACGGCCATCACGACCGGCCGGTCCAGACCTGGGCCGGCCATCCCGCCGCCGAGGTGCCGATCGACCACTACACCGTGCCGCTCGGCAAGGCGGCGACGGTGCGGCAGGGCGAGGACCTCACCATCCTCGCCTACGGCACCATGGTGCACGTGGCGCTCGCCGCGGCCGGGGAGACCGGCGTCGACGCCGAGATCCTCGATCTCCGGACGCTGCTGCCGGTCGACATCAAGGCGATCACCGCCTCGGTGCGCCGCACCGGTCGCTGCCTGATCGTGCATGAGGCAACGCGCACCGGCGGCTACGGCGCCGAGCTCTCGGCCCTGGTGCAGGAGCGCTGCTTCCACCACCTCGAGGCGCCGATCCTGCGCGTCACCGGCTGGGACACGCCCTATCCCCACGCCTTCGAGTGGCATTATTTCCCCGGGCCGCGGCGTGTGGCCGAGGGCATCCGCCAGGTCATGGCCGGTTGA
- a CDS encoding thiamine pyrophosphate-dependent enzyme, whose product MTSDGPLSLHIPEARFRPGDKPDFGYLHLPKAGKAKRPPVDAEASATRDLAYGLVRVLDEDGSAVGPWDPKLDADTLRRALRAMMLTRAFDERMFRAQRQGKTSFYMKCTGEEAVAVGQAFALERGDMCFATYRQQGLLIARDWPILDMMCQIYSNSLDRLKGRQMPVLYSAREAGFFSLSGNLATQVPQAVGWAMASAYKRDRRIASAWVGEGASAEGDFHHAMVFAAVYRAPVILNLVNNQWAISSSQGVAGGEEATFASRAIGFGMPGIRVDGNDPLAVYAVSRWAAERARSNHGPTLIEFFTYRVAPHSTSDDPSRYRPGDESAFWPLGDPVERLKAHLIRAGAWDEARHAALAAELEETTRATNAQAQSHGILRDGEHHAATSMFEDVYKEMPWHLAEQQAELMRLRAAETGEAR is encoded by the coding sequence ATGACGTCCGACGGTCCGCTTTCCCTGCATATTCCGGAGGCGCGATTCCGCCCCGGCGACAAGCCGGATTTCGGCTATCTCCACCTGCCCAAGGCCGGCAAGGCCAAGCGGCCTCCGGTCGATGCCGAGGCCTCGGCCACCCGCGACCTCGCCTATGGCCTGGTGCGCGTGCTCGACGAGGACGGCAGCGCCGTCGGGCCCTGGGACCCCAAGCTCGATGCCGACACGCTCCGCCGCGCCCTGCGCGCCATGATGCTGACGCGGGCCTTCGACGAGCGCATGTTCCGCGCCCAGCGCCAGGGCAAGACCTCCTTCTACATGAAGTGCACCGGCGAGGAGGCCGTCGCCGTCGGCCAGGCCTTCGCGCTGGAGCGGGGCGACATGTGCTTCGCCACCTATCGCCAGCAGGGCCTGCTGATCGCCCGGGACTGGCCGATCCTCGACATGATGTGCCAGATCTATTCCAACAGCCTCGACCGCCTGAAGGGCCGCCAGATGCCGGTGCTCTACTCGGCACGGGAGGCCGGGTTCTTCTCGCTCTCCGGCAATCTCGCCACCCAGGTGCCCCAGGCGGTCGGCTGGGCCATGGCCTCCGCCTACAAGCGCGACCGGCGCATCGCCTCGGCCTGGGTCGGCGAGGGCGCCTCGGCCGAGGGCGACTTCCACCACGCCATGGTGTTCGCCGCGGTCTACCGGGCGCCGGTCATCCTCAACCTCGTCAACAACCAGTGGGCGATCTCCTCCAGCCAGGGCGTGGCCGGCGGCGAGGAGGCGACCTTCGCCTCGCGGGCCATCGGCTTCGGCATGCCCGGCATCCGGGTCGACGGCAACGACCCCCTCGCCGTCTACGCCGTCAGCCGCTGGGCCGCCGAGCGCGCCCGCAGCAATCACGGGCCGACGCTGATCGAGTTCTTCACCTATCGCGTCGCCCCGCACTCGACCAGCGACGACCCGAGCCGCTACCGTCCCGGCGACGAGAGCGCGTTCTGGCCGCTGGGCGACCCGGTCGAGCGGCTCAAGGCGCACCTGATCCGCGCCGGCGCCTGGGACGAGGCGCGGCACGCCGCCCTCGCCGCCGAGCTGGAAGAGACGACCCGCGCGACGAATGCGCAGGCGCAGAGCCACGGCATCCTCAGGGACGGCGAGCATCACGCGGCCACCAGCATGTTCGAGGACGTCTACAAGGAGATGCCCTGGCACCTCGCCGAGCAGCAGGCGGAGCTGATGCGGCTCAGGGCGGCCGAAACCGGGGAGGCCAGGTGA